The Pseudomonas sp. IB20 region GTCGATCAAAATGTAATCGTAGTTCTCGCGGATCGGCGCCAGGGCGCTGCGCAGACGGCTTTCTTTCATCTGCATTTCCAGCAGCACCACTTCCGCCGCGGTCAAATCGCGGTTGGCCGGCAGCAGTTGATAACCGCCGTGCTCGGAGTAGTGCATGGCCTGGGCCAGGTCGCACTCGCCAATCAGCAAGTCATAGACCGAGTTTTCCAGGCCGTGTTTATCCACACCGCTACCCATGGTGGCGTTGCCCTGTGGATCGAGATCGATCAACAGCACCCGGCGCTTGGTCGCGACCAGGGATGCTGCGAGGTTGATGCAGGTGGTGGTTTTGCCCACGCCACCTTTCTGGTTCGCTATCGCGAATACCTTAGCCATTCTTGCTTGTGTTCCCAATCATGCCGTGCGGCGCAGTATCAGCAGATGGCGTTGGCCTTGGCAACCGGGTACGGCCAAGGCGTGTTCGCTATCGAGGTGGAAGTCTGCCGGCAATGCTAACAGCTCGTCGCTTGGATGAACGCCCTTCATTGCCAGCCAACGGGTGTCGCGGTCGCCTAAGTGGCGGGTCCAGTTGCTGAAGTTCTCCATGCTGCTGAATGCCCGGGAAACAATTCCGTTGAAGGGCTGCTGCGGCGTGAAGGCTTCGACGCGACTGTGGATAACTTGAAGGTTATCCAGCTTGAGTTCGAGTTTGACCTGGGTCAGGAAGCGGGTTTTCTTGCCGTTGCTGTCCAGGCACGTGACTTGCGACTCTGGAAACAGGATGGCCAACGGGATGCCAGGCATGCCGCCGCCACTGCCAACGTCCAGCCAGCGGCCGTTTTCGATAAACGGCATCACGCTCAGGCTGTCGAGCAAATGACGCGAGACCATTTCGTTCGGGTCGCGCACCGCCGTCAGGTTGTAAGCCTTGTTCCATTTGATCAACAGGGCCAGGTAGCCCAGCAGCAACTCATGCTGGGCATCGGTCAAGTGCACACCCAACTGGCGTGCACCTGTGGATAACTCTTCGGCGTGTTGCGAGGTGACC contains the following coding sequences:
- the rsmG gene encoding 16S rRNA (guanine(527)-N(7))-methyltransferase RsmG, which encodes MSSLVTSQHAEELSTGARQLGVHLTDAQHELLLGYLALLIKWNKAYNLTAVRDPNEMVSRHLLDSLSVMPFIENGRWLDVGSGGGMPGIPLAILFPESQVTCLDSNGKKTRFLTQVKLELKLDNLQVIHSRVEAFTPQQPFNGIVSRAFSSMENFSNWTRHLGDRDTRWLAMKGVHPSDELLALPADFHLDSEHALAVPGCQGQRHLLILRRTA